The DNA window ACGAGCGCTGCCGGAACTGTCCGCGTTTTCAAAAGTGTCCCTGGATGGCTTCCGTCCACGCCTCAATCTGGGTGAACGACGAGCCGGTGGGAATCTTCGGCGTTACGGCAACCAATGAAACACAGGCGGAATTATTGAGCAGCCGCTTCGAGGAGATGGCCCAGTTTACCGACTCCTTTGTGGAGCTTTTGAGCGGATACATGCAGTTTCGAAGCAGCAAGCCGCCGGTGACGCGGACCATCATCGTCCCACAGAATTCCCTGCCCCCGGCCGAACCGTTTTCCCGTATCCTGTCGGAGGATCCGTCTTTTATCCAGTTTAAGCAGAAGGCGGCAAAACTGGCCAGGTATTCATCCACGGTGCTGCTGACCGGCGAGACGGGAACAGGGAAGGAACTCTTTTCCAGGGGAATCCATGAGTTGAGCCCCAGGAGTTCCGGGCCGTTTGTGGCGATCAACTGCGGGGCGGTCCCGGAACAGCTGATTGAGAGCGAGTTATTCGGATATAAAAAGGGAGCTTTCACGGGAGCCTCCACGGACAAGCAGGGCCGTTTTCTTTCCGCCGACCGCGGCACCCTGTTCCTCGATGAAGTGGAAAACATGCCCCTGTATCTTCAGCAGAAACTCCTTCGCGCGTTGGAAAGCCATGAGATAGAACCCCTCGGCAGTTCACGGCCGATTCACGTTGACTTACGCATCATAGCCGCCACCAACCGGCCGCTGGAAGAGCTGGTGGAGCGCGGCACATTCCGGGAGGATCTGTTCCACCGCCTGAACGTGATTTCACTTAAAATCCCGCCCCTGAGGGAGCGGGGAAAGGATGTCCTTTATCTGTCGGGGCATATGCTTCGCAGGTATAACCAGGCATTTCACAAGGAGATAGGCGGACTGAGTGAAGAGGTGCAGTCCCTGTTTCTTTTCTATCCGTGGAGGGGCAATATCAGGGAACTGCAGAACACGATGGAATATGCGGTCTGTATGTGTGAGGGCAGCCAGATTGGCCTGCAGGATCTGCCGGAATCGCTGATCACTGCGGCGCGCCGGATGCTTCCGGGCGGGTTTAAGACAGTTTCGGTGCCGGGAGACTCCGTCCTTTCCTCTTCCTCTCATTCACCTATATCCCTGCCCGAAGAAGCCGCGCAGCTTAAGAAGGCGCTGGAGCGCTTTGGATGGAGCGAGGAAGGACGGCTGAAGGCGGCGGCCGAGCTGGGGATCAGCAGGGCGACCGTATACCGGCGAATTAAAAAGTATGATTTGAAAGAATAAAGACAGAAAGGAAAAGAATAAATATAAGGATTGGAATATAGAATGCTCCCGTCCATACAGGCATGTTTTACTATAACATTTACCTGTATGGATGGGAGCATCTTTTAATGGGGCTGTAAAATAAGTCCCTTTGTTCTTTGACAGGGAAGTTCTCCCCATCAGCCGCTGACCCACCCTTTTGCGAACCGCACGGCGGCATCCAGGAGAGGTGATGACGCATCCCTGCGCCAGGCGATCCCCACCTCTTTTGTGATCTTTTCCTCTATTTTCAGTTCTACGACACCCGACAGGTTACGGGACAGAAATTCTTCGGATGGAAGGAAGGCCACGCCGAGACCGCCCTGGACCATGTAAAGTCCGGTGGTAGGGCTGCCGGAGCGGCAGACGATATCGGGTTCAAATCCGGCATTCCGGCAGGCAAGGAGGCACAGCTCCGAGGCAACCTGCCCGCTCTGGTGGAAAATAAAGTGCTCATCCTTAAGCTCCTTTAAGCTCACCGTTTTCCTGCCTGCCAGCGGATGGCGGCTGGGAACGGCCAGAGAATAGCAGTCCTCGCCCAGTTTGGCGAAGTCGAGGCTTTGCGGCAGTTCCGTCAGCGGCCTGTTTAAGAAGGCCAGATCAATTTTTCGTTCCAGCAGCAGGTCCACAAGACGGTGGGTTCCCTCCTGGATAATATTTACCGAAATATCGGGGTAGTTATAGCAGAAGGATGACAGCATCTCCCCGAAATCAATGCACTGCAGGCTGGTGATAATCCCCAGGGTCAGGCTGCCCTTGTGAAGACCGGCATAGAATGCCATCTCGGCTTCCAGGGCCTCGGTGCGCTGCACAATCTCACGCGCGCGCAGGACGAATTCCTTACCCGCATCGGTGAGTGTGGCGCCGCGGGAATTGCGGTAAAACAGGGGCAGGCCCAGCTCCCGTTCCAGTTTTGCGATCTGCTGGGACAGTGCGGGCTGTCCCACATGGCAGGCCTGGGCGGCCAGGGAAAAATTCCCGCAGTCCGCCACGGCCAGAACATAGTTCATTGTATATAATTCCATTGGATTTCCTCCCGGCTCTTTGCTTCTGGCCTTATTATATTATAAAAAAATCAAACGGACAACATTACTATCATTTTTAATGATAGTAACTGTCAGGAAGAAGAATTGGATCTTTCTAAGCGGCTGTAGTAAGATCAAGTCAGAAACAGGAACTGAACTAAAAAGGCTGCCACCCGGGAGGAACCTGAAAGTCCAGAAAATATAAGAATTTATGATAATGATAGGAAGGATAAATTATGGAAAATCGCAATTATTTCACAGAGCGTGATGTAGAACGCCTGGAGAAACAGGCGGTACAGCTGAGACAGGATATCATCTCGATGATACATTCTGCAAAAGCCGGACATCCGGGAGGTTCCCTGTCGGCGGTGGAAATGGTAACGGCCCTGTATTTTCACGTAATGAATATTAAACCGGAGGAGCCGGACTGGGCGGATCGGGATCGTTTCATCCTCTCTAAAGGCCACTCCTGCCCGGTACTGTATGCAGCCCTGGCACGCCGCGGATTCTTTGACCCGGCGATACTGAACACGCTGCGCCAGTACCACTCCATTCTTCAGGGACATCCGGACATGAATAAGGTGCCGGGCATCGACATGACGGCAGGTTCCCTTGGAAACGGACTCTCGGCAGGCGTGGGAATGGCGCTTTCGGCCAGGCTCCATCATCAGGATTATATGACCTATGTCATGCTGGGTGACGGAGAGATACAGGAGGGCATGGTCTGGGAGGCCGCGATGGCGGCCAGCCACCATAACCTCAAAAACCTGGTGGCGATTGTGGACTGCAATGGCGTCCAGATTAACGGCTGGGTGAACGACATCATGACCGTTGAGCCTCTGGGAGACAAGTGGCGCTCCTTCGGCTGGAGGGTTGTGGAAGTAAACGGACACAATATGAAAGATGTGCTTACGGCGCTCCACACGGCAAAGACCATGAGGAACCCTACGGCCATCCTGATGCGCACCGTCAAGGGCAAGGGAGTCTCCTTCATGGAGGATGACTCGGCATGGCACGGAGCGGCACCTGATGACGAACAGCTTGTAAAGGCAATCTCAGAAATAAAGGAAGGAGGTGTTGTGTGATGGCAAAGACACTTGCAACCAGAATGGCATTCGGCCATGAACTGATAGAAATCGCTAAAACAAACGAAAACTTCGTAGTCTGCAACGCCGACACCAAGGCATGCGGCCTGGAGAAATTCGGAGCATACTTTCCCGAAAGGGAGTTCTCATTCGGCATTGCCGAACAGAATATGGTGGGAGGCGCAGCCGGACTGGCAGCCTGCGGAAACAAGGTGTTCCTCGCAACCTTCGCGGTATTCGCTTCCATGAGGGCCTGCGAGCAGGTAAGAACCTTCGTGTGCTACCCGAATCTGAACGTGACCGTGATAGGAACCCATACGGGACTTCAGGTCGGCGGCGACGGCGCCACGCATGCGGCGATTGAGGACGTGTCCATCATGCGTTCCTTCCCGAACATGACTGTGGTACAGCCGGCCGACGCGGTATCCGCAAAGGCCCTGGCCCATGCGGCGGTAGACTTTACCGGCCCCCTCTATGTCAGGCTGCACCGCAATCCGGTGGAAGACATCTATGACCCGGCCTCCTATGAGTTTGAATGGGGCAAGGCGCGCACTGTAGTGGATTACGGAAACGATATGACAATGATAGTCTCCGGAATACTGCTTAAAAAAGCGCTGGATGCGGCCGCTGTTTTAAAGGAGCAGGGAATCCTTGTCCGGGTGCTCGACATGGCCACCATCAAACCGCTGGACAACGAGGCGGTCATAAAGGCGGCACGGGAGACCGGAGCGGTCATGACAATCGAGGACCACACCATTTTCGGCGGCCTTGGTTCCGCAGTGGCGGAAGTGCTGGTGGAACAGGAACCGGTTCCCATGCAGCGAATCGGCGTCCAGGATAAATTCGGTGAATCCGGCGATCCGGAACTGCTTTACCGTGACCACGGCATGGATGTGGATTCCATCGTAGCAAAGGCAAAGGCGTTAATCGCCAGAAAAAGATAGACGGCGCGGTAAACCCGGCCGGGAAAGGACAGGTAAATATGAAATCCCCACATGTATGTATTTTACAGACCAGTTTTGCCAAACGGGAGGATACCATCGCATTCCTGAAGGAAAAAGTCCCGGGAGTGAGGGTGGAATTTATCACCGACAGCACCCTGCTGAATGATGTCCGTGCAAACGGCGGGCCCAGCCAGGCGGTAATCGACAGGATGACTCTCTACGCAAAAGCGGCGGAAATCTCCGGAGCGGATTTAATCGTCAACTCCTGCTCCACGGTGGGAGAAGTGGCCGACATCTATGAGAAAGAAGTGAATGTCCCTGTTATGAAGGTGGATCTGCCGATGGCCGAGGAGGCGGTGAGCCTGGGAACGAAGATTGCCCTGATTGCCACGGTGGAAACAACGCTTGGGCCCAGCCAGAGGCTGATTGAAAAGACAGGCGCCGCACAGGGTAAAAAGATGGAGTGCACACAGTATTTGCAGAACGCAGCCTGGGATGCCCTTCAGGCAGGACACCCGGAAGAGCACAACCGCATACTGATGGAAAACATCAGGGAGCTGGATAAAATGGGATACGACGCCATCGTAATGGCCCAGGTGTCCATGCGCGCGCTGCTGCCCGACTTAAAAGACGTAAAAACACCTTTACTGTGCAGCTTCTTCTCGGGCTATGGAAGAATTGCCGAAAAGCTGAATGAAATTGCGGCAGAAAAATAAGCGTGAAACCGGGCGTTAGAAACAGAACCGGACATTAAGTATGAAATCGGACATAAAAGAGTAAATGGAGGAGATTAAAATGAGTAACAAATTAGTATCTGATTTATTAGTAGATTATCTGGAGCGCAGAGGCGTTACCAAATTATTCGGCCTTTGCGGCCATACCGTAATCGGAATGCTGGACGCACTGTCCCGCAGCGAGAAAATCCAGTACATAGGAACAAGACATGAGAGCGTGGCCTCCACGGCTGCAGACGGCTATGCCCGTGTGACACATAAGGCATCGGTGGTAATGTGTCATCTGGGGCCGGGACTTACCAATGTAATCACAGGCGTCGCCAACGCCTCGCTGGATTCCATCCCCATGGTAGTCATTGCCGGTGATGTGCCGAGCTACTACTACGGCCGCCATCCTCACCAGGAAGTGCAGATGCATGCCGACGGCGACCAGTACAAATTGCTGGAGCCGGTTGTAAAGCGCGCATGGAGAGTGGATGACGTGGAAGCGCTTCCCGATATTCTCGACAAGGCATTCCGCCTGGCTGAGTCCGGCCGTCCGGGACCCGTCCTTGTGGACGTTCCGATGGATATGTTCTCAAGAGAAATGGATGAGGAACTTTGGGCGCGCACCTACAAGGGTAATCTCGTAACCATGCGCCCTGCCCTGGATCCTGCGGCTGCAAAGGCAATCGCAAAGAAATTGGTGGAGGCAAAGAATCCGGTTCTCCATGCAGGCGGTGGAATCCTTTTATCCCAGGCATCCGAGGAACTGGCTGCCCTGGCTGAATTCATGGACATTCCGGTATCACGTACACTGGCAGGACAGGGCTGCTTATCCGACCTGCACCCGCTGATGATTGGACAGACCGGTTTCTGGGGCCTTGAATTCACCCACTCACTGACCACGAATGCCGATGTAATCCTGGGCCTCGGCACCAGATTCGGCGAGGCCGACAGCTCAAGCTGGTATCAGGGAGTCACATTCGACCCTGATAAGACCACCTTTTTACAGATTGACATCGACCCGATGGAGATCGGACGCAACTATCCGGTAGAAATCGGAGCCATGGGAGACTTAAAGATTGGCCTTGCCCAGATCCTTGAAGAAGTGAAAAAGATTTGTCCGGAAGGACGGAGTAATCCGGAACTCCGGGCCAGAATTGCCAGGGCCAAGGCAGAGTTTAAACAATCCAACGCAGCTATTTCAAGTGATAACCGTTTCCCGATGACGCCTCAGAGAATCCTTAAGGACGTCAAGGAAGTGATTCCGGAGGATGCAGTGATCTTTACCGATGTAGGCTGGAACAAGAACGGCGTTGCACAGGAATTTGATATTACACGTCCGGGAGCCATTCACCACTCATCCGGTCTGGCGACCATGGGATTCGGCCCGTCGGCCGTACTGGGAGGCAAGCTTGCTGCTCCCGACAAGATTGTCCTTAATCTGACCGGAGACGGCGGTTTCGGCATCAATCCGTCCTGCCTTGCTACGGCAGTTGAGCAGGGAATCGCCTGCACCTGGGTGGTTATGAATAACTCGGCTTTCGGTACAATCGCAGGACTTGAAAATGCCAACTATAAAACAAAATTCGGTACGGTATTCTATAAAGCCGACGGAGAGCGCTACACCATTTCCTGGGCGGATGTGGCGAAGAGCTACGGAATCGAGTCCATCTGCATTAGTTCTGCGGAAGAATTTAAACCGGCCATGGAAAAGGCCATTGAAGCCAACAAGGCGGGACGTCCGTTCTTAGTGGAGGCTCCAATGGAGAACATCGTAGTGCCGACACCGGGCTGCTGGAATATCAACGATATCTATACACCAAACGCACTTGTCAAAGAAGGAAAACTGATTAAGAAAGAGAACGGCCGTTATGTTGCGCCAAGCCATTCGAAATCTCATGATGCATAATTGCATGAAACGGAGGTAAACGATGAAAAACTTATTTTCTTTGGCTTATCTGACCGTGCCGGGTACCCACCCGGCCGATCAGGTGGAAATCGCAGCGGGATGCGGCTACGAGGGAGTCAGCCTGCGCCCGATTTCAATGAAAATGCCGGGAGAGCCCGACTTTCGTCTGGCAAATGAAGCGATCTTTAAAAGTGTCAGGGCGGCTCTTGAACGTACCGGAGTGCGCCTGATGGATATTGAGCTGGCGCGTGTGGGAGACGGACTTGATGTGGCCTCCTACGAGGCGGACTTTGAAAAAGCCGCCGAGCTGGGTGCAAAATACGTGATTTCCAGTGTCTGGACACCGGATCGGGAAGCGGCTCTTCATCAGCTTGAAATGATATGCGATATGGCTGCAAAGTATGATCTGCTTGTGAACCTGGAATTTATGGCATTCGCCAATGTGCGGACCCTAGAAGAAGCTTTGGAGGTAATGGATATTCTGAAACGTCCTAACTTAAAGCTTATGGTGGATACGCTCCATGCCCACAGAGCCGGTGTGACGCAGGAAATGCTGAAAGAGATACCGGCGGAGCGGTTTGGCTTTGTCCATCTGTGTGACGGACCCGGTTTTATCCCTCCGTTAGACCATCCCGATATGACCGGCGTAGCCCGTTCCGGACGTCTGTACGTCGGAGAGGGAGAGATTGATATTGCCGGAATGCTGCATGGAATCGCCAACATCCCGTACTATGCCATCGAACTGCCCAACGCTGCCGAGATGGAAGCCAGAGGCAAGCTGGGACACGCGGGCCGCTGCCTGGAGACGGCGAAGAAATACCTTGCGGCGAACGGTCTCTGATAAAGAGAAGCGGTGATTACCGAAAAGAGACAGGCGATTTCTGAAGAGAGCATTTTTAAGGGAGAACAGTATGAAATTTTTTATAGATACGGCTAATGTAGACGAGATCAGGGAAGCAAACGAGATGGGAATTATCTGCGGAGTGACGACAAACCCGTCCCTGATCGCAAAGGAAGGCCGCGACTTTTCTGAGGTAATCAAGGAGATTACGGAAATTGTGGACGGTCCCGTATCCGGGGAAGTGAAGGCGGACGCGGAAAAAGCGGAGGATATGATTGCACAGGGCAGGGAGATTGCTAAAATCCACCCGAATATGGTCGTCAAAATTCCGATGACAGCGGAGGGACTTAAGGCAGTCAAAGCGCTTTCAGCAGAAGGAATCAGAACGAATGTGACCCTCATTTTCACCGCCAGCCAGGCTCTTTTAGCCGCCCGGGCGGGCGCATCCTATGTGTCTCCTTTCCTCGGCAGACTGGACGACATTTCCACCTGCGGCACAGACCTGATTTATGATATTACGCAGATATTTGGCAATTACCCGGACATCAGTACGGAAATTATCTGCGCGTCCACAAGACATCCGCTGCACATTATTGAGTGCGCAAAGGCGGGAGGCGACATTGCCACCGTGCCGTATAAGGTCCTCATGCAGATGGTGAAACATCCTCTGACCGATGCGGGAATTGAGAAGTTTAAAGAAGACAGTAAGTGATAAGTTGAACTGTAACGAACTGTTATGATAAGAGAGCCTGCGCCCTGCCGTTAATGGATTAAGGAGCAGGCTCTTTTCAGAAAAAGGAGTTTTTCCATGAATCTAATAAAGCTTAAAAAAACGGCAAATGAAGTCAGAAAAGGAATCTTAACTTCCGTGCACGCCGCAAAATCCGGCCATCCGGGCGGTTCCCTGTCGGCTGCGGACATCCTGACTTATCTCTACTTTGAGGAGATGAATATCGATCCCTCCCGGCCGGACTGGGAGGGCAGGGATCGTTTCGTACTGTCCAAAGGACATAATGCGCCGGGGCTGTATGCGGCTTTGGCGGAAAGAGGATATATCCCAAAGGAGGATCTGGTGACGCTGCGCCATACCGGCTCCTATCTCCAGGGGCATCCCGATATGAAACACATAAATGGCGTCGATATGTCAAGCGGTTCCCTGGGCCAGGGAATCTCGGCGGCGGTCGGGATGGCGCTGGCCGCTAAGATGGACGGCAGATCCCACCGGGTGTATGCGCTTCTGGGAGACGGGGAGCTTCAGGAGGGGCAGGTCTGGGAGGCCGCTATGTTCGCCGGTTTCCGGGAACTTGACAACCTTGTGGTCATCGTGGACAACAATAATCTTCAGATAGACGGTTCCCTCGAGGAAGTCTGCTCCGCTTATCCGCTCGATAAGAAATTTGAAGCGTTTCATTTCCATGTCATCCGTGTGGACGACGGAAATGATATGGAAAAGCTGAGGAGCGCGTTCCGGGAGGCCCGGTCGGTGACCGGTAAGCCGACCGCGATTATCGCGGAAACCATTAAAGGAAAAGGAATTTCCTTTATGGAGGATAAAACGTCCTGGCACGGCAAGGCCCCGAATGACGCGGAATATAAAACCGCCATGGAGGAACTGGAACGTCTTGGGGAAAAACTTGAAAGGGAGGGAAGTGGAGATGGAGAATAAAAAGATTGCAACCAGGGAGAGTTACGGCAACGCCCTGGCGGAGCTTGGAAAACTGCATGAAGATCTGGTTGTGCTGGACGCCGATCTGGCGGAGGCGACGAAGACTGCGATTTTCCGCAGCGCCTTTCCCGAACGCCACATCGACTGCGGAATTGCGGAATGCAATATGATTGGAATTGCAGCCGGACTTGCCGCGTCGGGTAAAGTGCCTTTTGCCAGCTCTTTTGCCATGTTCGCAGCAGGCCGCGCCTTTGAGCAGGTCAGAAATTCGGTGGGTTACCCCCATCTCAATGTAAAGATCGCGGCCACCCATGCCGGAATTTCCGTTGGTGAGGACGGGGCGACCCATCAGTGCAATGAAGATATCGCACTGATGAGGACAATTCCCGGAATGACCGTCATCTGCCCTGCCGACGATGTGGAGGCAAGGGCGGCGGTGAAAGCTGCCTATGAGCATGACGGCCCGGTGTACCTGCGGTTCGGCCGTCTTCCCGTCCCGGTGGTTAACGGAAACGCCGGTTACCGGTTTGAACTGGGAAAAGGAATCGTGCTGCGTGAGGGAACCGATCTGACGATCGTGACCACCGGCCTGTGCGTTCCCGCATGCCTGGATGCGGCAAACATGCTTGCAGAAGAGGGCATCAGCGCGGAGGTGGTGAATATCCACACAATCAAACCCATCGATGAAGAGCTGCTGTTAAAGGAGGCTCAAAAAACCGGGAGAATCGTCACGGTGGAGGAACATTCCATCATTGGCGGCCTGGGCAGCGCCGTCTGCGAGGCGCTGTCGGAACAATACCCCGTCCCGGTTCACCGAATCGGCATCCGTGACACATTCGGAGAGTCCGGCCCCGCCGGAGAACTTCTGAAAAAATACGGGCTGGATGGAGAGGGGATCGCGGAAGAAATCCGTTCCTGCTATAAAAAACAAATCCGGTAAAAGACCGGGAAGCTTCTATAAATTCTCTAAAAGCGCAGTCAGTACGTCATAAATTTTTGCAAAAGAAGCTCTTTCCACCCGTTCAAGAAAGGTGTGGTAATCCTTTATTAACGGTCCCAGGGTTGCGATGTCCATCCCCGGTTTCATTGCAATGAAATGGCCGGCTTCCAGACAGCCATGTTCCGCGTGCTCTTTCATTACAGTTCCTGTAACCCGTTCATAGGCCTGTTCAAGATGTGCCCTCAAAGGGGAATTTTCCCGGTATTCCCAGCATGGGAGGCTGTCTGTGGCTTCAGCTTCCCAGCCCAGGCTCTCGGCAATGATGGCAGCTTCATCAGCGATCTGATCGATAAAGGAGAGGGCGGCGCCTCTGATATGGAGCGAAACGGCCAAGCCGTCATCACTCATTTTTATAAGCCCCAGATTGCTTGATGCGGTTGTCAGTTCCATGTGAATGTCACGGTGGCGGAATCCGTTGGGACAGGTAAACAGAAAACGGATGATATTTCTGCTGTCCCTGGCGGAGAAGGCCGGCTGCGGTTCACAGCGTACCACCTTAGCGGTGACTGCCCCGTCACTGTACTTCAGTTCCCTGCTGATATCCTCCAGGAGGGCGGAAATATCCGCGTATATTTCATTTTCATTCCTGTCTGAGACAAAAACAACCGTGCACGCGTTAGGGATTGCGTTATCAACCGTGCCGCCGTCCATGCAGGCCAGCTGCATCCCCTCTTCTTTTTTCAGGAGCATGTATAAAAACCGTGCGGCGATCTTGTTGGCATTTCCCCGTTCTTTATGGATGTCATCCCCGGAGTGGCCTCCTGACAGGCCGCCTACCGTCAGTTGATAAAACGGCCGCTCCGTTTCTTTTCGCAGGCCGCGGTACCGGAACGCGATTCTTTTCATACCGGCTGCAGAGACCGTCGTAGTATCCCCGCTCACTTCGTCCAGGCCCAGCAGGCGCATTCCCTGAAAGTCCTCCGCTTTTAAGTGAGTGGCGCCGATACAGCCAGGCTCCTCCAGGACCGTAAACAGGCATTCGAGGGGAGGATGACGGATGCTGTCGTCAGCAAGAACCGCCATCATGTAGGCAACTCCAACGCCGTCATCGGCTCCCAGAGTAGTTCCACGGGCCCGGATCCAACCATCCTCCACATAAATATCAAGGGGATCTGTCTCAAAATTGTGCTCACAACCAGGCTGCTTTTCGCACACCATGTCAATATGTGACTGAAGGATCAGCGGCGGCCGGCCTTCAAGCCCATGGGTTCCATTTTTATAAATAATAATATTTCCCCATTCATCCTGTCTATATTGTAAATGGTGCTCCACGGCAAATTCCGCCAGGTGGTCGCTCAACACTTTCTCCTGGAACGAACCGTGGGGATAGCGGCATATTTCCTCAAAATACCGTTCAAATGGAAGCTCATGATTTAGTACGTTATTCATTATGTTCCCTGCCTTTCCTGTTCTGTTCCAAAATCAGTCTTCGCTTTACTTTTGTCCGTTTCAGCCATATCAGAGTCAGGGCGATCCCGATGACTGTGACCGCCAGCATATAGGTAAAGAACATCCTGTATCCAGCGGCTGCCGGAAAATGATCCAGAAGCTGCCCGGCGATCAGATGATTTGTCACTTCCGGCATATACCCGAGACAGCATATCAGTCCGATAGCGGCTCCCTCCCACTCGGCGGGACAGTCAAATTCTTCCATAATCGCAAACTGCATGCTGACACAGGTATACATGCTGACGAAAACGATTAAATACGCACACAGAACCGGCACGATTCCGGCTGCGGGACGGGTAAACAGGATAATGGCCACTCCGATCAACAGCCCGATCTGGCCTATCAGCATAGTCTTTGAGTTGTTAATCCTGTCTCCGAGAATTCCTGCCGCCATGGAGGCAAAAGGCCTGATATACTGGGAGGCAGAGGTCAGAACTACCCCGGCGAGGGCGCCGACGGTAAACACCTTCGTCACATACGGCGAAAAGTAATAGTATCCCTGGCTGACGGTGAGTGTCGCATAGATGATGCCGATCATCAGCCAGACCTCAGGGATTTTAGCCGCCTTTCCAATCAGCTTCAGTTGAAATCCCTCCCGTGCCCCTGAATTTTCTTCTTTTAAGTCGCGCAGCAGCCAGGAAACCACGAATCCCAGGATGGTCGTCACACCTGCATAAAATACAATAATCCAACGGACCCCCATACTTTCGCTGCTGACTGCCAGCATCCTGCCAAAGATTACGGCGGCGATTGTCATGTAACCGGCGTTAAAGATGCCCCGGCCGCCCTCAAAGATGCCGAAGGCTTTCCCCTGCTCATTCGATGCGGCAAGAGCCCGGATCCCCTTCATTAATGCGGGCCAGAACATCATAAGTGACGTAATGCCCCAGATGCCGTGAATCAGTATGACGGCAGCCGGCGGCGGGGAGAGCAGCAGGGCGAAACCCAATGCGCCGGTCAGGATCATCGAAAGCGGTATCAGCCGCTTTACCGGAAAGGCATCCGCGATCAGCCCTCCGAACAGGTAAGATATGGCGCCGATTCCCCCGAAACAGGCGCTGCAGTACCCCATTTGTGCATT is part of the [Clostridium] symbiosum genome and encodes:
- a CDS encoding transketolase produces the protein MENRNYFTERDVERLEKQAVQLRQDIISMIHSAKAGHPGGSLSAVEMVTALYFHVMNIKPEEPDWADRDRFILSKGHSCPVLYAALARRGFFDPAILNTLRQYHSILQGHPDMNKVPGIDMTAGSLGNGLSAGVGMALSARLHHQDYMTYVMLGDGEIQEGMVWEAAMAASHHNLKNLVAIVDCNGVQINGWVNDIMTVEPLGDKWRSFGWRVVEVNGHNMKDVLTALHTAKTMRNPTAILMRTVKGKGVSFMEDDSAWHGAAPDDEQLVKAISEIKEGGVV
- a CDS encoding transketolase C-terminal domain-containing protein, translating into MAKTLATRMAFGHELIEIAKTNENFVVCNADTKACGLEKFGAYFPEREFSFGIAEQNMVGGAAGLAACGNKVFLATFAVFASMRACEQVRTFVCYPNLNVTVIGTHTGLQVGGDGATHAAIEDVSIMRSFPNMTVVQPADAVSAKALAHAAVDFTGPLYVRLHRNPVEDIYDPASYEFEWGKARTVVDYGNDMTMIVSGILLKKALDAAAVLKEQGILVRVLDMATIKPLDNEAVIKAARETGAVMTIEDHTIFGGLGSAVAEVLVEQEPVPMQRIGVQDKFGESGDPELLYRDHGMDVDSIVAKAKALIARKR
- a CDS encoding sigma 54-interacting transcriptional regulator, whose protein sequence is MNTLLSGIQNELQILADNTSSALNLDIEFIDKNLRRVACTGYARPLVGCYLTPNGVLNHALYQQKERRTIIHHPGSDERCRNCPRFQKCPWMASVHASIWVNDEPVGIFGVTATNETQAELLSSRFEEMAQFTDSFVELLSGYMQFRSSKPPVTRTIIVPQNSLPPAEPFSRILSEDPSFIQFKQKAAKLARYSSTVLLTGETGTGKELFSRGIHELSPRSSGPFVAINCGAVPEQLIESELFGYKKGAFTGASTDKQGRFLSADRGTLFLDEVENMPLYLQQKLLRALESHEIEPLGSSRPIHVDLRIIAATNRPLEELVERGTFREDLFHRLNVISLKIPPLRERGKDVLYLSGHMLRRYNQAFHKEIGGLSEEVQSLFLFYPWRGNIRELQNTMEYAVCMCEGSQIGLQDLPESLITAARRMLPGGFKTVSVPGDSVLSSSSHSPISLPEEAAQLKKALERFGWSEEGRLKAAAELGISRATVYRRIKKYDLKE
- a CDS encoding LysR family transcriptional regulator; this encodes MELYTMNYVLAVADCGNFSLAAQACHVGQPALSQQIAKLERELGLPLFYRNSRGATLTDAGKEFVLRAREIVQRTEALEAEMAFYAGLHKGSLTLGIITSLQCIDFGEMLSSFCYNYPDISVNIIQEGTHRLVDLLLERKIDLAFLNRPLTELPQSLDFAKLGEDCYSLAVPSRHPLAGRKTVSLKELKDEHFIFHQSGQVASELCLLACRNAGFEPDIVCRSGSPTTGLYMVQGGLGVAFLPSEEFLSRNLSGVVELKIEEKITKEVGIAWRRDASSPLLDAAVRFAKGWVSG
- a CDS encoding thiamine pyrophosphate-binding protein, translating into MSNKLVSDLLVDYLERRGVTKLFGLCGHTVIGMLDALSRSEKIQYIGTRHESVASTAADGYARVTHKASVVMCHLGPGLTNVITGVANASLDSIPMVVIAGDVPSYYYGRHPHQEVQMHADGDQYKLLEPVVKRAWRVDDVEALPDILDKAFRLAESGRPGPVLVDVPMDMFSREMDEELWARTYKGNLVTMRPALDPAAAKAIAKKLVEAKNPVLHAGGGILLSQASEELAALAEFMDIPVSRTLAGQGCLSDLHPLMIGQTGFWGLEFTHSLTTNADVILGLGTRFGEADSSSWYQGVTFDPDKTTFLQIDIDPMEIGRNYPVEIGAMGDLKIGLAQILEEVKKICPEGRSNPELRARIARAKAEFKQSNAAISSDNRFPMTPQRILKDVKEVIPEDAVIFTDVGWNKNGVAQEFDITRPGAIHHSSGLATMGFGPSAVLGGKLAAPDKIVLNLTGDGGFGINPSCLATAVEQGIACTWVVMNNSAFGTIAGLENANYKTKFGTVFYKADGERYTISWADVAKSYGIESICISSAEEFKPAMEKAIEANKAGRPFLVEAPMENIVVPTPGCWNINDIYTPNALVKEGKLIKKENGRYVAPSHSKSHDA
- a CDS encoding aspartate/glutamate racemase family protein is translated as MKSPHVCILQTSFAKREDTIAFLKEKVPGVRVEFITDSTLLNDVRANGGPSQAVIDRMTLYAKAAEISGADLIVNSCSTVGEVADIYEKEVNVPVMKVDLPMAEEAVSLGTKIALIATVETTLGPSQRLIEKTGAAQGKKMECTQYLQNAAWDALQAGHPEEHNRILMENIRELDKMGYDAIVMAQVSMRALLPDLKDVKTPLLCSFFSGYGRIAEKLNEIAAEK
- a CDS encoding sugar phosphate isomerase/epimerase encodes the protein MKNLFSLAYLTVPGTHPADQVEIAAGCGYEGVSLRPISMKMPGEPDFRLANEAIFKSVRAALERTGVRLMDIELARVGDGLDVASYEADFEKAAELGAKYVISSVWTPDREAALHQLEMICDMAAKYDLLVNLEFMAFANVRTLEEALEVMDILKRPNLKLMVDTLHAHRAGVTQEMLKEIPAERFGFVHLCDGPGFIPPLDHPDMTGVARSGRLYVGEGEIDIAGMLHGIANIPYYAIELPNAAEMEARGKLGHAGRCLETAKKYLAANGL